The DNA sequence CGAGGTCTGGCGCAGACCGGACGGGTCGTAGACGTGCGACTCGACCAGCAGGCCGGTCGCGGCGGGGTCCTCCGGGTCGACACCGGCACCGGTCGTCGTCCTGGACAGCAGCAGGCCGCGCTCGTCGAACTGCGAAGCCCACGCGGTGCCGTTGACGTCGGTGACGACCTGCGTCAGGCCGTGGTCGAGGTAGGCGCGCGTCTCCTCGCCGCCGTCCGGGAACCGGGTGGAGACCAGGCGGTCGTGCGCGTCGTAGGCCATGGTGGTCGAGCGCGCGGCAGCACCGCCCTGGTCGACCGGCAACGCGTCCGCGACCACGGTCTTCACCAGGTTGCCGTTGCCGTCGTACTCGTAGGAGGTGACCTTGGCGTGCTTCGCGCCGGTGACCGGGTTGGTCGTGGTGGGCTCGGTCGTCTTCGCGAGCTGGGACCGCGGCGTGTACTCGTAGGTGGTCGTGCCGAACGCGACACCGCCCGCGTTGGCCCGGGTGATCGCCGTGCGGCGGCCCAGCGCGTCGTAGGTGTGGCGGACGCGCAGCCCGGTCGGTCCGGTCACCTGCGCCAGGTCGCCGTTGGCGAAGTACGAGTAGGAGGTGACCTGGTTGCGCGCGCCGGTCGACGTCAGCAGCAGGCCGGCCGGGACGGTGCGGCCGTCCGCCGAGGGCTCCACCCCCGTCGAGTAGGTGTGGGTCTCGACGGGCGCGGTCGCCGCCCCTTCCGGCTTGGGCCGGGTGGTGCGCGTGGGGCGGCCGTCCTCGTCGTAGGCGAACGTCATCCGGTAGGTGGTGTCCTCGGGGCCGCTGGACCGCGCGTCGGAGGTGGACTCCACCTTGTCGCGCCGGGGGTCGAGCGGGTCGGTCGACCGGACGTAGGTGAAGTAGGTCGTGTTGCACGACCCCGGCGCCCGGCACGTCTTGCGGCTCAGCACGTTCCCGCGCTCGTCGGTGGTCTCCTCGGTGCGCCGGTCGCTCTCGTCGACGACCGCGGACCGGAAACCGGCGGTGTTGTACTCGTACTTGCGCCACACGCCCCGGTGCAGGCGTCCGGTCTGCCTGCCGCCGTTGTCGACGTCGAACGTGTGCGTCCAGTCGCCGTGGTTGGCCGGACCGCGCAGCACCGCGGTGCGCGTCGCGTCCAGGACCACCGGCGTGTCGGTGGACCAGGTGCGCCCGTGGTGGTCGACCAGGGTCTTGACCCGGTCGTTCACGTCGTCGTAGGTGATCCGGGCGAACTGCCGGTCGTCCTGCGGCAGCGTGATCGAGGTCAGCACGTCGATGGACGCGCGGGCGTCGAAGTGCTGCCGGGCGGCCAGCGCGCCGAGCGGGCGGCCGTAGAGCGCCACCTCGTCGATGGAGCCGTCGAAGTGGAAGTTCGCCCCGTTGGTGGCGGGCCAGTCCTTCGCCACGCCGGCGCCGAGGGTGAGCTTGCCCTGCTGCTTCGGGTCCACGAGCCCGGACAGCGTGCCCTCGGCACGTCCGTCGAGGTAGAGGACCTGGGTGTCGATGGCGGCGGACAGCACGGCGTGGTGCCACTGGCCGTCGGCGACCGGTCGGGTGCTCACGACCTGCCGCGGCCCACCGGTGTCCCGCAGCGAGAACCCGCCGTAGAGCAGGCCGTCGGTGCCGACGTACAGGATCGGGGTGGACCGCGTGGGCGTGCCGCTCGGGAACGGCTGGTCGGCGTAGCTGATCAGGGTGCCGTGCGCGGTGGTCTTGAACCACAGCTCGACCGCGAGCGACATGGTGCCCTTGGTCAGGTCGTCCGGCAGCGTCACGTAGCTGCTGTTGCCGTCGAACGAGGCCGCCGCGTCGCCGGTGCCGCCGAGCGCGCCCCCCGTGCCGAGGATGACGCCGTGCGGGGTGGCCGCGTGCTCGCCGGGACGCCGCGCGGTGGCGTTGGCGAACGTGTCGCCTTCGGTCTCGCCGAGCCTCCAGTAGGTCCTCGGCTTGTCGTCCAGCACCGAGCTCGGGTAGTGCGACGCCGCAGTGTGCCCATAGGTGGTGCAGTTCGGCCCGACACCGGGCACGCACGCCTTGGTGAGCCGGTCGCCCACGTACTCGTAGGTCCACACGAGCGGCGCCGCGCCGGTCGCGGGAGGCTGCGTGGTGACGGCCGTGACGTGCCCGCCGACCCACGTCATGGTCAGCTCACGGCCGCTGACCGCGCTGGCGATCCTGGTGACGTGGTCGTTCGCGTCGTAGTGCAGGTCCTCGACCAGCCCCGCCGGGTCCACGATCGCGCGGAGCCTGCCCAGGACGTCGAACCGCCACTGGCCGCCGGTTGAGTCGCGCAGCGTGTAGTACCCCGACGCGGTGTCGTGGACCAGTTCGGCGCTGTCGCCCAGGGGTGAGCCGAAGGTCCCGTCGCTGTTGCGGCCGAACCGGATCTGCCTGCCGCTCGGGTAGGTGACCACCACGTTGCCGGACCGGTCGTCGTCCTGCTCCAGGCGCATGTCGAGCCGGGACGCCCAGCCGACGCCGAACGCGGTGTCGCGGCGCGGGTCGAGGCTGTTGTAGGTGCGGGTGATCGTGAGGTCGGGTCCGGCGGTGGCCACCGCGGCGTCGGTCACGGTGGTCGAGTAGTTGCCGATGTTCGGGTCGAGGCCGGGCGCCAGTGCGCCGTCCGGGTTGCCCGCGAGGTGGGAGGTGATCTGGGGCTGCGGCACGCGGGTCGTCAGGACCAGCGGTCCGATCCAGAACGGGGTCGCGTCCACGGTGTCGTAGACCTTCACCGCCCAGAAGTAGGTCTCGGCCCACTTGAGCGGCTCCGGCGTCCACGACTGCGCGGTCCAGCCGGACTCCTGGCAGCCCGCGGTCAACGCCTCGTCGGTGCAGACCAGGAACTTGTAGGTCAGCCCGCGGGCCGGCCAGTTGTCGTCGTCCACCCCTTCGGCGAACAGCGTCGGCGTCACCGACTCGACCACCGAGCCGCTGCCCGGCTGCTGGTAGTTCGACGACGGCGGGGTGTTGTGAACCGTCAGGTCCACCCGTCCGTAGGGGACGCCGTGCGCGACGAAGTAGTCGTGGCCGCCGGGGGTGAACATGGTCAGGTAGAGCTGGTAGTCACCGGGTGCCAGCGGGTCGATCGGGACGTCGAACGCCGCCGAGCCCATCGGGGGGACGTCGTGGGGCGGCGCGAACGTGGGCGTGCGGATGAACGTGTCGCCCTGCTTGACGATGTAGCCGAACCGCGTGCCGCCGCCGGGGGTCCAGGTGGAGGAGCCGAGGTTCACCGCGGTCGCCTGGAGGCTGCCCGCGCGGCTGTTCGTGGGCAGCGTGACGCCGGAGACCTCGAACGACGCGCCCTCCGGCGAGTAGCGCACGTCGAGGTACGGCGGGTTCGCGGAGTTCGCCGACGCGAAGCGCTTGCCGTTGACGTCGGTCTCGTCGGACGCCCGCAGCGACAGGCCGTGGGCGAGGGCCGCGCCGTGCGTCCACCTGGTCATCAGCCAGGCGTCGAGCGGGAGCCCTTCCCAGCCGGGTGCGGCGCAGGCGCTGCCGGCCGGGCCGCCGTGCGCGAACGACTTGCTCGACAGCGCCTGGCCGACCGCCGCGCCGGGCCAGGGCGTCGTGCCGTTCCACGGCTGCGTCACCTCGAACACCGTCACGGAGCGCGGGGTGCAGTTCGGCGAGTAGATGTTGTCGACCGCCAGCGAGGCGCTCAGGACGAACGTGTTGCGCAGGGAGTTCTGCGCCGCCCCGAAGCGCAGGTACGCGCGGGATGCGGGCTGGCCCTGGACCCGACCGACTTCCAGGTCGATGGCGCTGGGTCGGCTGGCCTGGTTCGAGCGGACGTAGGTGTCGTCCAGGTCGGTGGTGAAGCGGCCGGCCGACGGGTCGACCGTCACCGGGAAGACCCGTTCGGGCGCGCGGAGCCAGGCCTGGTCCAGGTCGACGCGCAACGTCCACGCGTCACCGGACCGGTCGAGGGCGTAGCGGACGCCGGTGGAGCGCACGCCGGCGGCGTCGTCCATGAAACCGGCCGGGATGACGGCGACGACCTCGTCGCCGTCGACGAGTTCCACGTCACCCGCCGCGCCGAGCCGCGGTTGCAGGGCGCGCGTCGACAGGGTGAACGAGTACGACGTGGGCGCGGCGGCCGACGCCAGCACCAGGTCTTCCTTCAGCCCGGTCCGGGTGGCGGTGAGCCGGAGGTCGGTGGCGGGCAGCACGGCGCGGTAGGTGATCGCGCTGCCGGAGACCTCACCGCGGGAGGCGGCGGCGTCACGCAGGCCGTAGGTGAGGTGGTGGTCCGCGTCGAACTCGACCCGGACCAGGTCGCGCGCCTGGGCGGAGGTGGCGAAGCTGACCTCGACCGGGGTGGTCCCGGGCCGGACGCGGTCACCGTCGGGCGCGAGGGTGAGGTCGACCGGCTGCCACGAGCCGTCGGCCTGCCGGACGTTGGCCTGACCGGTGTGCAGGCGCAGGGTCCGCGTGCCGTCGGGGTTGTCGAAGGTCTGCGAGTCCTCGGTGCGGTCACCCGTGCGCTCGACGGCGTTCGCGTCGATCGCGGGCACGTCGCGAGCACCGGTCACGGCCGGTGTGACGCGCTGCTGCCCGGCGGTGAAGGCGCGCACCTCGGGCAGCGGGGCCGCCTGGTCGGGCACCGCGCCGGCCGGACGGGCCTGGTCGCGCGGCGGGAGTTCCCGGCCGAACCGCGAGTCCTGCGCGGAGGCGTCGTGCGTCGAGTCGTCGGCGGTGCCGCCGCGCTGCTCGGGAGCGGTGGTCGACGCCCCAGGGGGGAGCCCCCGCCCCGGGCCGAACGGGGTCTGCGAGCCGGGCACCACCGGCGCGACCACCGCCAGCACCAGCAGCAGGACGAACCATCTTCGGGCAGCACGAACTACCGGCGCGCGTCTCACGCGTCCCCCCCAGGTTCCGTTGACGGGCCGTCCTCAGCCCGGCCGGAACGTTAACGAGGGGTCCTCACACTCGGCTCACACAACACCAACGCGCCACCAGGCGCGGTAAAACCCCGGGCGCGTCGACCGGTGCGCCCGGGGTGCGGTCCGCCGGGTCCTACTCGCCGCCGCCCTTGGGCAGGCCGTCGTAGATCTTCTTGCACTCCGGGCAGACGGGCGAGCCCGGCTTCGGCGACTTCGTCACCGGGAACACCTCGCCGCACAGCGCCACCACGTGCGTGCCCATCACCGCGCTCTCCGCGATCTTGGCCTTGCGCACGTAGTGGAACATCTTCGGGGTGTCGTCCCCGGTGTGGTCCGTGCCTTCCGGCCGGGTCTCCACCTCGGGCAGAGTCTGCGTGCTCACGCGAACAGCGTACCTGGGATGATGGCCCCTCGTGAGCACGCCGAGCGTCACCGACGAGGTCCGATCCGCCCTGGCCGAGAACCGGCCGGTGGTCGCGTTGGAGAGCACGATCCTGTCCCACGGGCTACCGCCCGGCCGCAACCGCGAGGTCGCCGAACGGCTCGAAGGCGTGGTGCGCGCCGCGGGCGCGGTGCCCGCCACGATCGCCGTCCTCGGCGGCGTACCCAAGATCGGGTTGACCCCCGCCGAGCTCGACCACGTCTGCGACCCGGCCAACGACCTGGTGAAGCTGTCCCGGCGCGACCTGGGCGCGGCGTACGCGCTCAAGCGCGACGGTGCGACGACGGTCGCGAGCACGGCCGCGCTGGCCCACGCGGCGGGCATCGGGGTGTTCGCCACCGGCGGGCTGGGCGGCGTGCACCGGGGTGCGCGTGAGACGTGGGACGTGTCCGCGGACCTGGACGTGCTGGCCACGACGCCGGTGCTGGTGGTGTGCTCGGGCGTGAAGTCGATCCTGGACATGGGCGCGACGCTGGAGCTGCTGGAGACCCGCTCGGTGCCGGTGATCGGCTTCGGCACGGACCGCTTCCCCGCGTTCTACCGGCGGGAATCGGAGTTCGGCGTGCCGTGGCGGGTGGATTCGGCGGCCGGTGCGGCGGCCGTGGTGGCGGCGCACCGGACCGTGCCCGGTGTGGCGGGCGTGCTGCTGGCCAACCCGATCCCGGTCGAGTTCGAGATGGACGCCGACCTGCACGAGCGGCTGCTGTCGGAGGGCCTGGAGCTGCTGCGCGAGCGGAACGTGCAGGGCAAGGAGGTCACGCCCGTGCTGCTGGAGCACTTCCACACCGCCAGCGGCGGGGTGAGCCTGGACGCCAACGAGGCGCTGGTCGTGTCGAACGCCTCCCTGGCCGCGTCGGTGGCCGTGGAGCTCGCGTCGTGACTTCGATCGTGGTCGTCGGCGACGCCGGGCTGGACGTGGTGGCCCGGCACGCCGGCCCGATCGTGCACGGCGGCGACTCGCGGGCGTCGGTGACCATCGAACCCGGCGGCGCGGGCGCGAACACCGCGGTGTGGCTGGCCGCGTGCGGCACGTCGCCGGTGCTGGTCGCCCGGGTCGGCGCGGACTCGGCGGGACGGCAGGTGCACGCCGAGCTGACGTCGGCCGGGGTGCGGTGCGCGTTCGCCGTGGACACCGAGGCGGCGACGTGCTGCGTGGTGGTGCTGGTGGACGACACCGGTCAGCGCAGCATGCTGCCCGACCGCGGCGCCAACGCCCGCTTCTCCCCCGGCGACCTGGACCGGGGGCTGCTGCGGGACGCCTCGCACCTGCACCTGTCCGGGTACGTGCTGCTGGACGCGTCGTCGCGGCCGGCCGGGTTGGCGGTGCTGCGCGCGGCCCGCGAGGCGGGGTTGACCACGTCGGTCGACCCGCAGTCGTCGGCGTTGATCTACGACGGGTTCCTGGACGACATCCGCGGCGTCGACCTGCTGCTGCCCAACACCGAGGAGCTGGTGGCGCTGACCGGGTCGGCCGAGCCCGCGTCGGCCGCGTCGCTGCTGGACGTGGTGGGCGCGGTGGCGTTGACGTCCGGCGCGGGCGGCGCGAGCTGGGTCGACGCCGACGGCGTGGTGTCCGTGCCGGCGGAGGACGTCGAGTGCGTGGACTCGACCGGCGCGGGGGACGCGTTCGACGCCGGGCTGCTGGCGGCGTGGCTGTCCGGGGCGTCACGCCGGGACGCGCTGCTCGGCGGGGTGCGCGCGGCGGCGCGGGCGGTGTCCGCCGTCGGCGCGCAGCCGGCGGAGGTCCAGCCGTCGGGGGTTCAGCCCTCGATGACGTGATGCGGGCGCGACTCGATCGCCCGGTGCTCCTTGACGAGGCGGCTGGCCTTCTCCGCCTTGCGGGGCGGCCGGTCGTTCGCGACCAGCACCGCCATCCACGGCAGCGGTACCGACAGCACCAGGAAGGCCAGGGCCAGCCACCAGGTCTGGTAGAAGACCATCGCCAGGATGAGGCACGGGATGCGGGCGCCCATCATGATCGCGTACTTGCGCTTGCGCGCGGCGTGCTGCTCCTCGTAGGAGGGCGCCGCTTCGGTGATGAGCACCGGTGTGCCGTCGCGCTCGGGACTGACCATGCCTCCATCGTCCCACCGCGTGAGCCCGACGGATACCTGCCCGGTGTGTTTTTGATTGCTGCTCGTGCCGGCCGGCGTGACCGCCGCACGGGCGCGCCGGTGACCTTAGGATCCCGTTGTGGTCGCCCTTGATCGCCTGGTCGACGTGCTGGGGAGCCTCGGCACGCACCTGAGCTGCGCGCCCCGGGGACGCAACGTGGACCTGCGCGGGGTCGCGCTGCACGACCCGGCGGAGCACACGACCGCCGCCCCGGACGACGTGCTGCTCGGGTTGGGCGTGCCCTCACCCGCCGCCGCGGCCAGGTTGGTGGGCACGACGGCGGCCGCGGCGGTCGTGCTGCACGGCGCCCCGCCGTTGGACGAGCGGGTGCTCGCGGCGGCGAAGAAGTCCGGCGCGGCGGTGCTGCTGGTCGACCCGTCGGTGCCGTGGGGGCAGTTGGCGAACGTCGCGCAGACCCTGGTGCTCGGCGGTCAGGGCTCCGGTGACCTGTTCGCGGTGGCGGACGCGATCGCGGCGGTGGTCGGCGGGCCCGTGACCATCGAGGACCAGCAGTCGCGGGTGCTGGCCTACTCCTACCGGCAGCAGGGCGTCGACCCGGTGCGGGTGCAGACGATCCTGGGACGGCGGGTGCCGGAGGAGGCGTGGCAGGCGCTGGACGCGTACGGCGTGTTCACGCACCTGGCGCGGTCCGACGAGCCGCTGTTCGTGCCGAAGCTGACCGACCAGCTCGGCGGGCGGTTGGTGGCGGCGGTGCGGGCCGGGCGCGAGCTGCTGGGATCGGTCTGGGTCGAGGTGGACGAGCCGGTGGACGCGGCCCGGGCGTCGGCCCTGGTGGACGGTGCGCGCACGGCGGCGTTGCACCTGCTGCGAGCACGGGCGTCGGCGGATCTGGAGCGGCAGGCCGAGGCGGACCTGGTGATCGAGGCGCTGGACTCGGGGCTGCCCGCGAACCTGGCCCGGCTGGGGCTGCCGTCGACCGACCTGCGGGTGATCGCCGTGCAGGCGCACGCCGGCGAGGGTGAGCACGGCGCGGCGCTGCTCGCGTTCTCCCGGGCGACGGCGGGCTTCGGCTGGTCGCGGCCCGGCCGGTCGGCGTTGTTCGGCAACGTGCTCTACACCGTGCTGCCGTGCGGCGACGACCCGTCGGCGGCGGTGGACTGGGTGCGGGCGCTGGGGCGTGAGCTGCCCGCGGAAGCCCTGGTGCTGGCCGGGGTGGGTGGCCGGGCGGACGCGGCGTCGCTGCCCGCGTCGCGCGGTGAGGCCGACGAGTGCCTGGCGCTGTCCGGCGGCGAGCCCGTGGTGTACGACCGGGCGTGGGCGCGGGTGCTGTTGCGGCGGCTCGCGGCGGTGGCGGAGGCCGGGCGGTTGCCGTCGCGCGGGCCGGTGGCGGACCTGGTGCGGCACGACGCCGAGCACGGCACGCAGTACGCGGTCACGTTGCGGGCGTGGTTGGCGGCC is a window from the Saccharothrix saharensis genome containing:
- a CDS encoding LamG-like jellyroll fold domain-containing protein, yielding MRRAPVVRAARRWFVLLLVLAVVAPVVPGSQTPFGPGRGLPPGASTTAPEQRGGTADDSTHDASAQDSRFGRELPPRDQARPAGAVPDQAAPLPEVRAFTAGQQRVTPAVTGARDVPAIDANAVERTGDRTEDSQTFDNPDGTRTLRLHTGQANVRQADGSWQPVDLTLAPDGDRVRPGTTPVEVSFATSAQARDLVRVEFDADHHLTYGLRDAAASRGEVSGSAITYRAVLPATDLRLTATRTGLKEDLVLASAAAPTSYSFTLSTRALQPRLGAAGDVELVDGDEVVAVIPAGFMDDAAGVRSTGVRYALDRSGDAWTLRVDLDQAWLRAPERVFPVTVDPSAGRFTTDLDDTYVRSNQASRPSAIDLEVGRVQGQPASRAYLRFGAAQNSLRNTFVLSASLAVDNIYSPNCTPRSVTVFEVTQPWNGTTPWPGAAVGQALSSKSFAHGGPAGSACAAPGWEGLPLDAWLMTRWTHGAALAHGLSLRASDETDVNGKRFASANSANPPYLDVRYSPEGASFEVSGVTLPTNSRAGSLQATAVNLGSSTWTPGGGTRFGYIVKQGDTFIRTPTFAPPHDVPPMGSAAFDVPIDPLAPGDYQLYLTMFTPGGHDYFVAHGVPYGRVDLTVHNTPPSSNYQQPGSGSVVESVTPTLFAEGVDDDNWPARGLTYKFLVCTDEALTAGCQESGWTAQSWTPEPLKWAETYFWAVKVYDTVDATPFWIGPLVLTTRVPQPQITSHLAGNPDGALAPGLDPNIGNYSTTVTDAAVATAGPDLTITRTYNSLDPRRDTAFGVGWASRLDMRLEQDDDRSGNVVVTYPSGRQIRFGRNSDGTFGSPLGDSAELVHDTASGYYTLRDSTGGQWRFDVLGRLRAIVDPAGLVEDLHYDANDHVTRIASAVSGRELTMTWVGGHVTAVTTQPPATGAAPLVWTYEYVGDRLTKACVPGVGPNCTTYGHTAASHYPSSVLDDKPRTYWRLGETEGDTFANATARRPGEHAATPHGVILGTGGALGGTGDAAASFDGNSSYVTLPDDLTKGTMSLAVELWFKTTAHGTLISYADQPFPSGTPTRSTPILYVGTDGLLYGGFSLRDTGGPRQVVSTRPVADGQWHHAVLSAAIDTQVLYLDGRAEGTLSGLVDPKQQGKLTLGAGVAKDWPATNGANFHFDGSIDEVALYGRPLGALAARQHFDARASIDVLTSITLPQDDRQFARITYDDVNDRVKTLVDHHGRTWSTDTPVVLDATRTAVLRGPANHGDWTHTFDVDNGGRQTGRLHRGVWRKYEYNTAGFRSAVVDESDRRTEETTDERGNVLSRKTCRAPGSCNTTYFTYVRSTDPLDPRRDKVESTSDARSSGPEDTTYRMTFAYDEDGRPTRTTRPKPEGAATAPVETHTYSTGVEPSADGRTVPAGLLLTSTGARNQVTSYSYFANGDLAQVTGPTGLRVRHTYDALGRRTAITRANAGGVAFGTTTYEYTPRSQLAKTTEPTTTNPVTGAKHAKVTSYEYDGNGNLVKTVVADALPVDQGGAAARSTTMAYDAHDRLVSTRFPDGGEETRAYLDHGLTQVVTDVNGTAWASQFDERGLLLSRTTTGAGVDPEDPAATGLLVESHVYDPSGLRQTSYDAAGRRTEYRYYDDGLPASVVRKDHSRPDGSVVDVTLEERFYDPAGNLTQVVGAGGRKTVQAFDAAGFVTTATVDPEGLQRSTTYRRDADGNPVRVESRGAADPNRVEVAAYEYDAAGLVTREDAVLDATTTFSTHYDRDERGLVLAATDRRQITTSYDYDPNGLPVTTTHPPTEVWVAGVRTTGFARTEVVGRNAFGEPTHVKDGNGGVTTYDRDLMGRATTTTVPEYTPPGGTPVRAAARSEYDHAGRLTRMTDPLDRVTSYEYDPYGRVLAVTLPQVGTAPSVERTTYDRVGQVLSRTDPAGGQTRFTYDDLGRQVTSTQVDRSSGTALYYTTTVRYDPAGNPVAVTNPLQSTETAAFDAIGAVLSRTDATNRTVGYGYDNAGRLATATDTAGVVTVHTYDLLGRKTRSAQLVDGVERRATGFRYDAADNLVEETTPQGRVRGFVHDELNRVVRQVERVDATKAITTATGYDKVGNRSRFVDGNGNATDYTHTPFGAAESVVEPPTAAHPAPADRTWTTVYDAAGQAVRLVKPGGVTVEREYDAQGRVTVERGAGAEAATADRTFAYDLAGRLVRVGSPSGDSGYRYDERGNLVQSFGAAGNATYTYNGDNTVLTREDASGKATFGYDRAGRQASTVDALSGRTVDHRYDAAGRLALVSDRSVSSWTSRQLAYDALGRPSSDQVLQYVDSGLPPRVLLGAEYDHDLDDKLVAKSVTDTSTEETNEYGYDGAGRLTSWKDHTGTTTQYRWDDAGNRTGVGVETFTYDQRNRLQSGEGATYSYSARGTLASTVAAGQSKASAFDAFDRLVANGAAQYAYDSLDRVVTRGSARFQYAGLSNEAVADGTRLISRLPDGRPLSDKQASATTKGKMLFTDRHGDVIGRYLGASVDGLRGFDPFGEVTRSSGETSSLGYQGDWTDGDTGAVNMTARWYSPGTGSFLSRDDWDIPPSPSSAANRYQYGNNDPVGNADPSGHCPPCLAAAIIAAAGGITAGQAATGAAVLVGGALVIHAAEQAVDNIDSMSRTGTSTTTSPRTGSPGRPMRLDCARGARCYDTVGGPRPPGTSAPTIPRSPAPIVRPPAPPPPPPWVVNALVPLARAAAGELARQDLDPTIELHPTFGATNQIDKAIDENTVITKDGFTHSVDTPDITKSRKDTDEEKGCLDGELKSSVVWYGPLQNNHATGVVACLTKFRGAATREAYPELTGYDSECELAKAHGHLLAHCLGGLDIRENFVPINQNSANVSQMWHGVEKQIKKALEKDETIYYQVIPHFPEDPAMIEHYGVGVPDYIDIYAKGNKGFECAAKVHNVTTKIPSYKGCRQ
- a CDS encoding DUF3039 domain-containing protein, with the protein product MSTQTLPEVETRPEGTDHTGDDTPKMFHYVRKAKIAESAVMGTHVVALCGEVFPVTKSPKPGSPVCPECKKIYDGLPKGGGE
- a CDS encoding pseudouridine-5'-phosphate glycosidase, whose amino-acid sequence is MSTPSVTDEVRSALAENRPVVALESTILSHGLPPGRNREVAERLEGVVRAAGAVPATIAVLGGVPKIGLTPAELDHVCDPANDLVKLSRRDLGAAYALKRDGATTVASTAALAHAAGIGVFATGGLGGVHRGARETWDVSADLDVLATTPVLVVCSGVKSILDMGATLELLETRSVPVIGFGTDRFPAFYRRESEFGVPWRVDSAAGAAAVVAAHRTVPGVAGVLLANPIPVEFEMDADLHERLLSEGLELLRERNVQGKEVTPVLLEHFHTASGGVSLDANEALVVSNASLAASVAVELAS
- a CDS encoding carbohydrate kinase family protein, producing MTSIVVVGDAGLDVVARHAGPIVHGGDSRASVTIEPGGAGANTAVWLAACGTSPVLVARVGADSAGRQVHAELTSAGVRCAFAVDTEAATCCVVVLVDDTGQRSMLPDRGANARFSPGDLDRGLLRDASHLHLSGYVLLDASSRPAGLAVLRAAREAGLTTSVDPQSSALIYDGFLDDIRGVDLLLPNTEELVALTGSAEPASAASLLDVVGAVALTSGAGGASWVDADGVVSVPAEDVECVDSTGAGDAFDAGLLAAWLSGASRRDALLGGVRAAARAVSAVGAQPAEVQPSGVQPSMT
- a CDS encoding DUF3099 domain-containing protein; the encoded protein is MVSPERDGTPVLITEAAPSYEEQHAARKRKYAIMMGARIPCLILAMVFYQTWWLALAFLVLSVPLPWMAVLVANDRPPRKAEKASRLVKEHRAIESRPHHVIEG
- a CDS encoding PucR family transcriptional regulator, producing the protein MVALDRLVDVLGSLGTHLSCAPRGRNVDLRGVALHDPAEHTTAAPDDVLLGLGVPSPAAAARLVGTTAAAAVVLHGAPPLDERVLAAAKKSGAAVLLVDPSVPWGQLANVAQTLVLGGQGSGDLFAVADAIAAVVGGPVTIEDQQSRVLAYSYRQQGVDPVRVQTILGRRVPEEAWQALDAYGVFTHLARSDEPLFVPKLTDQLGGRLVAAVRAGRELLGSVWVEVDEPVDAARASALVDGARTAALHLLRARASADLERQAEADLVIEALDSGLPANLARLGLPSTDLRVIAVQAHAGEGEHGAALLAFSRATAGFGWSRPGRSALFGNVLYTVLPCGDDPSAAVDWVRALGRELPAEALVLAGVGGRADAASLPASRGEADECLALSGGEPVVYDRAWARVLLRRLAAVAEAGRLPSRGPVADLVRHDAEHGTQYAVTLRAWLAAQGDSREAARVLSVHPNTLRYRMQRMAAVTSLPLDDPEQRLAMAIALAITP